Proteins found in one Pseudoxanthomonas sp. SL93 genomic segment:
- a CDS encoding GNAT family N-acetyltransferase has product MKAGTVIRPARLAEAADLAAMMRRTFVAANGHCSTPENIAAHLQAMYTPERQAQEIRDPDTLTLIVEQSGRWAGYAQVRWGTVPPPEVTLRPTVELARIYLDAEFHGQGIAAPLVSHLLAAARLRGSRSVWLTVWQDAGQAIRFWRKHGFQIVGRSTYRVGDDPKEDWVMTQALPVE; this is encoded by the coding sequence ATGAAAGCCGGGACCGTGATCCGCCCCGCGCGGCTGGCCGAAGCCGCCGACCTCGCCGCGATGATGCGTCGCACCTTCGTCGCGGCGAACGGCCATTGCAGCACGCCCGAGAACATCGCCGCGCACCTGCAGGCGATGTATACCCCGGAGCGGCAGGCACAGGAGATCCGCGATCCCGACACGCTGACGCTGATCGTCGAGCAGTCCGGGCGGTGGGCCGGCTATGCGCAGGTGCGCTGGGGAACGGTGCCCCCGCCGGAGGTCACGCTGCGCCCGACCGTGGAACTGGCGCGCATCTACCTGGATGCCGAGTTCCATGGACAAGGCATCGCCGCGCCGCTGGTATCGCACCTTCTGGCAGCCGCCCGCCTGCGCGGTTCGCGTTCGGTCTGGCTGACGGTCTGGCAGGACGCCGGGCAAGCCATCCGATTCTGGCGCAAGCACGGCTTCCAGATCGTCGGGCGTTCCACCTACCGCGTGGGCGACGACCCGAAGGAAGACTGGGTGATGACGCAGGCGCTGCCGGTGGAATGA
- a CDS encoding RNA polymerase sigma factor: protein MPEHAKRGWARMFAEHGPVLRGFFVRRGANDEAEDLVQETYLRLLRAHQHQGDAIANPEAYLFTVALNLAREQAVRRRRPMLPIEELENITTLLAAEESVEDAAERAQRRQRLQALLGTLPDHTRAVLVMQYRDGLSYKQIAERLGVSSHMVKKHVVRGLSVCRRALVDTAEAW, encoded by the coding sequence GTGCCCGAGCACGCAAAACGGGGTTGGGCGCGCATGTTCGCGGAACATGGGCCGGTACTGCGCGGATTCTTCGTCAGGCGTGGCGCCAACGACGAGGCCGAGGACCTGGTACAGGAAACCTACCTGCGCCTGCTGCGCGCACACCAGCACCAGGGCGACGCCATCGCCAATCCCGAGGCCTACCTGTTCACCGTGGCGCTGAACCTGGCACGCGAACAGGCCGTACGTCGTCGCCGTCCGATGCTGCCCATCGAAGAATTGGAGAACATCACCACGCTGCTGGCCGCCGAGGAAAGTGTCGAGGACGCCGCCGAGCGTGCACAGCGGCGCCAGCGCCTGCAGGCGTTGCTGGGCACGCTGCCTGACCACACCCGCGCGGTGCTGGTCATGCAATACCGCGACGGCCTGAGCTACAAGCAGATCGCCGAGCGGCTGGGCGTGTCGTCGCACATGGTCAAGAAGCATGTGGTGCGTGGCCTGTCCGTGTGCCGGCGCGCCCTTGTCGATACCGCGGAGGCATGGTGA
- a CDS encoding TonB-dependent receptor: protein MRRTLFLSIALALQATTTTVAVAQEARVAAAAIPAQPLDRALNAFSRQTGLQFVYNAQAAGNPQTRAIPAGLPPEQALTQLLAGTGLRHRFLNATTVTLEADGAAATQAMPAAAPPAALAMPEPSAATAPEAQQLESVVVMGSYSRSLEQAVDIKRANIGFSDSIVATDVADFPEQNLAEALQRMPGVTIERNKGLGSKVSVRGLPSEYTHVSINDLATASGSGGRDVEFDIFASEIIQQVTVQKSPTAADEEGGIAGSVQISTARPFDYSGRKLVLSAEGAHNSISEEIDPKFSFLASNTWGDWGALVSFSHAERTNRTDSTSGINFRPMSRFLGASGTRGAQAEAVIERDTGRIITNRANTAESNLIVFQDKVGDRVYLNDQEKWGATASLQYRPSSNFSLTFDAMLGGYDTTEDEYDAAAYSASSRSTLETIHEYDDTTLADHGILVLRDVSYTATQHEFLSKERINETDFSQYSLAMDWKGDGWDVDAMLGYSGAEKTSDFANLKHVAYAPSRTRWTGRSGETIPSASSSGFDMYNSPSRYLFEAYETTLERIADDKYAAQLDFSKALDLAFLPALRTVQVGARYTDKSKERDYGELKITGPGPGNTSWVNTRTLADSPLQRISDIVPGGAYGMKGLDWQQVSNDYARGFFRYPGFVTPFDDGQYYRVDEDVASVYAMADFAFDLGRVPVAVNAGARYVDTSVLSFGYHPVQNPDGTTGYTDTPVSKKGSYKDVLPSLNLTAELSHDLLLRAAASETLIRPALTDVAYKRTASWSSFRFTDGNPDLQPTYAKQWEIGLEKYLANGGLLAASYFHKKIDGVVVNSLTGVVQDVAVYNANGTLNGYYDFDVYQPVNASGSYDVDGIELIAQVPLDALHSALEGFGINANYTMLDSSLAGASDLGIRTPMPGLAEKTYNVTVYYENDRFDARLSYNHKDEYVESIGYNMYPIWRDAYGQLDVSIGYRLTDHIKLSLKGINMTDEETSGYTMDPSFPTMYEKSGRRISLGLRADF, encoded by the coding sequence ATGCGCCGAACCCTGTTCCTCTCCATCGCCCTTGCCCTGCAAGCGACCACCACCACCGTCGCCGTCGCGCAGGAAGCGCGCGTTGCGGCCGCGGCCATTCCCGCGCAGCCGCTGGACCGCGCCCTCAACGCATTCTCGCGCCAGACGGGCCTGCAGTTCGTCTACAACGCGCAGGCCGCCGGTAACCCGCAGACCCGTGCCATTCCCGCCGGACTGCCGCCGGAACAGGCGCTCACCCAGCTACTCGCCGGCACCGGCCTGCGTCACCGCTTCCTCAATGCCACCACAGTGACGCTGGAGGCCGACGGCGCTGCCGCCACCCAGGCGATGCCCGCCGCTGCGCCGCCTGCCGCGCTCGCCATGCCCGAGCCGTCCGCCGCGACCGCCCCGGAGGCGCAGCAGCTGGAAAGCGTCGTGGTGATGGGCAGCTACAGCCGCAGCCTGGAACAGGCGGTGGACATCAAGCGCGCCAACATCGGCTTTTCCGACTCCATCGTCGCCACCGACGTGGCCGATTTCCCGGAGCAGAACCTGGCCGAAGCGCTGCAGCGCATGCCGGGCGTGACCATCGAACGCAACAAGGGACTTGGCAGCAAGGTCAGCGTGCGCGGCCTGCCGTCCGAATATACCCACGTGTCGATCAACGACCTGGCGACGGCGTCCGGCAGCGGTGGCCGCGACGTGGAATTCGACATCTTCGCGTCCGAGATCATCCAGCAGGTGACGGTGCAGAAATCGCCGACCGCCGCCGACGAGGAAGGCGGCATCGCCGGGTCGGTGCAGATCTCCACCGCGCGTCCGTTCGACTACAGCGGCCGCAAGCTGGTGCTGTCGGCCGAAGGCGCGCACAACTCCATCTCCGAGGAGATCGACCCCAAGTTCTCGTTCCTGGCCAGCAACACCTGGGGTGACTGGGGCGCACTGGTCTCGTTCTCGCACGCCGAACGCACCAACCGCACCGACTCCACGTCCGGCATCAACTTCCGCCCCATGTCGCGCTTCCTCGGTGCGTCCGGCACGCGCGGCGCGCAGGCCGAAGCGGTGATCGAGCGCGATACCGGGCGCATCATCACCAACCGCGCCAACACCGCCGAATCCAACCTGATCGTGTTCCAGGACAAGGTGGGCGACCGCGTCTACCTCAACGACCAGGAAAAGTGGGGCGCCACCGCCTCGCTGCAGTACAGGCCCAGCAGCAACTTCAGCCTGACCTTCGATGCGATGCTCGGCGGCTACGACACCACCGAGGACGAGTACGACGCCGCGGCCTACTCGGCCTCCAGTCGCAGCACGCTGGAAACGATCCACGAGTATGACGACACCACCCTGGCCGACCACGGCATCCTGGTGCTGCGCGACGTGTCCTACACCGCCACCCAGCATGAGTTCCTCAGCAAGGAGCGCATCAACGAGACCGACTTCAGCCAGTACAGCCTGGCGATGGACTGGAAGGGCGACGGGTGGGACGTCGATGCGATGCTGGGTTACTCCGGCGCGGAGAAGACCTCCGACTTCGCCAACCTGAAGCATGTCGCCTATGCCCCCTCGCGCACACGCTGGACCGGCCGCAGCGGCGAGACCATCCCCAGCGCCAGTTCCTCCGGCTTCGACATGTACAACTCGCCCTCGCGCTACCTGTTCGAGGCGTACGAGACCACGCTTGAGCGTATCGCCGACGACAAGTACGCCGCACAGCTCGATTTCAGCAAGGCGCTCGACCTCGCCTTCCTGCCGGCGCTGCGCACCGTGCAGGTGGGCGCGCGCTATACCGACAAGTCGAAGGAACGCGACTACGGCGAGCTGAAGATCACCGGACCGGGCCCCGGCAACACGTCCTGGGTCAACACCCGCACGCTGGCCGACAGCCCGCTGCAACGGATCAGCGACATCGTCCCCGGCGGCGCCTACGGCATGAAGGGGCTGGACTGGCAGCAGGTCTCCAACGACTACGCACGCGGCTTCTTCCGCTATCCCGGCTTCGTCACGCCGTTCGATGACGGCCAGTACTACCGCGTGGACGAGGACGTGGCCAGCGTATACGCGATGGCCGACTTCGCCTTCGACCTGGGCCGCGTACCGGTGGCGGTGAATGCCGGCGCGCGCTACGTGGACACCTCGGTGCTCTCCTTCGGCTACCACCCGGTGCAGAACCCCGACGGCACCACCGGCTACACCGACACGCCCGTGTCGAAGAAGGGCAGCTACAAGGACGTGTTGCCCAGCCTCAATCTCACCGCCGAGCTGTCGCACGACCTGCTGCTGCGCGCGGCGGCGTCGGAAACGCTGATCCGCCCCGCGCTCACCGACGTCGCCTACAAGCGCACGGCCAGCTGGAGCTCGTTCCGCTTCACCGACGGCAACCCCGACCTGCAGCCCACGTACGCCAAGCAGTGGGAAATCGGCCTTGAGAAATACCTGGCCAACGGCGGCCTGCTGGCCGCGTCGTACTTCCACAAGAAGATCGACGGCGTGGTGGTCAACTCGCTGACCGGCGTGGTGCAGGACGTGGCGGTCTACAACGCCAACGGCACGCTCAACGGCTATTACGATTTCGACGTCTACCAGCCGGTGAACGCCAGCGGCTCGTACGACGTCGACGGTATCGAGCTGATCGCGCAGGTGCCGCTGGATGCACTGCACAGCGCACTGGAAGGCTTCGGCATCAACGCCAACTACACGATGCTGGACAGCTCGCTGGCCGGCGCCTCCGACCTGGGCATCCGCACGCCCATGCCCGGGTTGGCCGAGAAGACCTACAACGTCACCGTGTACTACGAGAACGACCGGTTCGATGCGCGCCTGTCCTACAACCACAAGGACGAGTACGTCGAGTCGATCGGCTACAACATGTATCCCATCTGGCGCGATGCGTACGGCCAGCTGGACGTGTCGATCGGTTACCGTCTGACCGACCACATCAAGCTGAGCCTGAAGGGCATCAACATGACGGACGAGGAAACCAGCGGCTACACCATGGACCCGTCGTTCCCGACCATGTACGAAAAGTCGGGCCGACGCATCAGCCTGGGCCTGCGCGCGGATTTCTGA
- a CDS encoding polyprenyl synthetase: MDTEALLDAALREAGYDADAIGSAMPRILRILEAEDVRIQMGRKLSRKEREYVRLQLELGLSVREVAAGLKK, translated from the coding sequence ATGGATACCGAAGCCCTTCTGGATGCCGCTCTGCGCGAGGCGGGGTATGACGCGGACGCCATCGGCTCGGCCATGCCGAGGATCCTGCGCATCCTGGAGGCGGAGGATGTACGCATCCAGATGGGTCGCAAGCTGTCGCGCAAGGAGCGCGAATATGTGCGCCTGCAGCTTGAACTGGGACTCAGTGTGCGGGAAGTCGCCGCAGGCCTGAAGAAGTAG
- a CDS encoding diguanylate cyclase, with amino-acid sequence MVAILVAAGAWLSISWAGRPGELSAMWISGGILCAWLLVRPTATWGVYCAVGAAADVAGQWVAGTPLPLATALSVCHLIEVLVVAYSIRREVPNIRDPRRWIHLGGVATASTLVACGVSGLLAAQVARYVLDAAFGMAFATWYGAHVLGMVIVGTAALVLHVEGLRALAPQGRRTRFILGMGLIAMLGLAVFSMQYPLLFLTYPPLLLGAFRHRFAGVAVGVTLLAVIGVAFTTAGRGPLAEIAASHYAWAIVLLQLYLAGGCLLTIPVVLAMAERDRLSARVRDSEQRYRLLADFSGDLVVRLNPSGERTYVSPSAREMLGWSPDEMLGSRWDLMHPDDREGQRQAMLEVVASGLPQTHRFRIRHRDGKYLWVEVVMRSAPGADPSVPADLILSGRNISKRVAAEQALEASRLELERLSLVDALTGVANRRQLERRLALALARLKRGSGAIALFFLDLDHFKDVNDTHGHATGDGVIRCFAQRLQQLAEDGKGLVVRLGGDEFVILLDGDLSVPSIEQLAQRILAATHAPMNIGASTLLLTTSIGIAFALSPVDEDDLLATADEALYRAKQQGRNRFHLAVAQAAAAPRPSRDLPA; translated from the coding sequence TTGGTTGCCATCCTGGTGGCAGCCGGTGCATGGCTGTCGATTTCGTGGGCGGGGCGGCCGGGCGAACTGTCGGCGATGTGGATTTCCGGCGGCATCCTCTGCGCATGGCTGCTCGTGCGGCCCACCGCCACCTGGGGTGTGTATTGCGCGGTAGGCGCAGCCGCCGACGTGGCGGGGCAGTGGGTGGCCGGCACGCCGCTCCCGCTCGCAACGGCGTTGTCCGTGTGCCACCTGATCGAGGTGCTCGTCGTGGCGTATTCCATACGCCGTGAGGTTCCGAATATCCGCGACCCGCGCCGCTGGATACACCTGGGTGGCGTGGCGACGGCCAGCACGCTGGTCGCCTGCGGCGTGTCGGGGTTGCTGGCCGCGCAGGTGGCGCGCTACGTCCTGGATGCCGCGTTCGGCATGGCGTTTGCCACCTGGTATGGCGCGCACGTGCTCGGCATGGTGATTGTCGGCACGGCCGCGCTCGTGCTGCACGTCGAAGGACTGCGCGCCCTGGCACCCCAGGGGCGGCGTACCCGCTTCATCCTCGGCATGGGACTCATCGCGATGCTGGGCCTGGCCGTCTTCAGCATGCAGTACCCGTTGCTTTTCCTGACCTATCCGCCCTTGCTGCTGGGCGCGTTCCGCCACCGGTTCGCCGGTGTTGCCGTCGGCGTGACGCTGCTGGCGGTGATCGGCGTGGCGTTCACCACGGCCGGGCGCGGACCGCTTGCGGAGATTGCCGCCTCCCACTACGCGTGGGCCATCGTGTTGCTGCAGCTCTATCTGGCGGGCGGATGTTTGCTGACCATCCCGGTGGTGCTGGCGATGGCTGAACGCGACCGGCTGTCGGCGCGTGTGCGGGACAGCGAACAACGCTATCGCCTGCTGGCGGATTTCTCAGGCGACCTGGTGGTCCGCCTGAATCCGTCGGGCGAACGCACCTACGTATCGCCATCCGCCCGCGAGATGCTGGGCTGGTCGCCGGACGAGATGCTTGGCTCGCGCTGGGACCTGATGCATCCCGACGACCGCGAGGGGCAACGACAGGCCATGCTGGAAGTGGTGGCGTCGGGTCTTCCGCAGACCCATCGTTTCCGCATCCGGCACCGCGACGGCAAGTACCTGTGGGTGGAGGTGGTCATGCGCTCCGCGCCCGGTGCCGATCCTTCCGTGCCGGCCGACCTCATCCTGTCCGGCCGGAACATCAGCAAGCGCGTCGCCGCCGAGCAGGCGCTGGAGGCCAGCCGGCTTGAACTGGAGCGCCTGAGTCTGGTCGATGCACTGACCGGCGTGGCCAATCGTCGCCAGCTGGAGCGGCGGCTCGCGCTCGCGCTTGCCCGCCTGAAGCGCGGCAGCGGTGCGATCGCCCTGTTCTTCCTCGACCTGGATCATTTCAAGGACGTGAACGACACGCATGGACATGCAACCGGCGACGGTGTGATCCGATGCTTCGCGCAGCGACTCCAGCAGCTGGCGGAGGACGGGAAAGGACTGGTGGTGCGCCTGGGCGGGGACGAATTCGTCATCCTCCTGGATGGCGATCTCTCGGTGCCGTCGATCGAGCAGTTGGCGCAGCGCATCCTGGCAGCCACCCACGCACCGATGAACATCGGTGCCAGCACGCTGCTGCTCACCACGAGCATCGGCATCGCCTTCGCGCTGTCGCCGGTCGATGAGGACGACCTGCTTGCCACGGCCGATGAAGCCCTCTACCGCGCGAAACAGCAGGGACGCAACCGCTTCCACCTGGCCGTTGCGCAGGCCGCCGCCGCGCCCCGGCCCTCACGCGATCTGCCGGCATGA
- a CDS encoding FecR domain-containing protein — protein MVNATALPTQVTLEAARWHALQREGGLDRAQQARFMDWLVASPAHLREYLAVGRVAGELGDAMQAMAIDVDALIERTPAPGMPDNVVALPLRRPARTASRAPPQRRWLPRTVAAAVAMLAIGVMVHLAWPQSRHYLAAHGAPRSVQLPDRTVVHLNAESELSIRYTLFQRRAQLTRGQASFVVASGRRPFIVHAAGLQVRDIGTTFDVSLLREQARIGVTEGRVHVLGDDGAGRLLADLRAGQAARVDYRDHTVSMSREDVDTMTAWWQRRIVFRDTPLREVADQFNRLNTVRVHVDDAGAGALRLTGNLRGDDVELLRAFLDDQPTLETTRETNRILVRTRAHDAGRAVQR, from the coding sequence ATGGTGAACGCCACGGCGCTGCCCACGCAGGTCACGCTGGAAGCTGCACGCTGGCATGCCCTGCAGCGCGAAGGTGGGCTCGACCGTGCACAGCAGGCCAGGTTCATGGACTGGCTGGTCGCCTCCCCCGCGCACCTGCGCGAGTACCTGGCAGTCGGCCGCGTGGCGGGGGAACTGGGTGACGCCATGCAGGCGATGGCGATCGACGTGGACGCCCTCATCGAGCGCACACCTGCGCCAGGCATGCCGGACAACGTGGTTGCACTGCCGCTGCGCCGTCCCGCACGGACCGCTTCCCGTGCGCCACCGCAACGCCGGTGGCTGCCGCGCACCGTCGCCGCGGCAGTCGCGATGCTGGCCATCGGCGTGATGGTGCACCTGGCGTGGCCACAGTCGCGCCACTACCTGGCCGCACATGGCGCCCCGCGCAGCGTGCAGCTGCCGGACCGCACCGTCGTGCACCTGAATGCCGAAAGCGAGCTCTCCATCCGCTACACGCTGTTCCAGCGCCGCGCGCAGCTGACCCGCGGGCAGGCCAGTTTCGTCGTCGCCAGCGGACGCAGGCCCTTCATCGTGCACGCGGCCGGGCTGCAGGTGCGCGACATCGGCACGACCTTCGACGTGTCGCTGCTGCGCGAACAGGCGCGCATCGGCGTGACCGAAGGACGCGTGCACGTCCTCGGCGACGACGGCGCGGGCCGCCTGCTGGCCGACCTGCGCGCGGGCCAGGCCGCGCGCGTGGACTACCGCGACCACACCGTCAGCATGAGCCGCGAGGATGTCGACACGATGACGGCCTGGTGGCAACGGCGCATCGTGTTCCGCGATACGCCATTGCGCGAAGTCGCCGACCAGTTCAATCGCCTGAACACCGTGCGCGTGCATGTGGACGATGCGGGCGCGGGCGCATTGCGCCTGACAGGCAACCTGCGCGGCGACGATGTCGAGTTGCTGCGTGCCTTCCTCGATGACCAGCCCACGCTGGAAACGACGCGCGAGACGAACCGCATCCTGGTACGCACCCGCGCGCATGACGCGGGCCGCGCAGTGCAGCGCTGA
- a CDS encoding EAL domain-containing protein, producing the protein MKATLSRVTAASTATVRWIGTCLGLFISVGLILATIQDRNVRMEAAQRQSMAVAIGVDRLLHYEIRNLERALRGMAMEADGYVADFPGSSRWDLPGAIRGVVSRHAELQDIDLYDADGSVVHRGTGTSGQDEAVFAPPDTAGTGMLRVGRLQQQGRAQPVIPLMWRTPEGNWLVARLRTSELQSMLRGLDIGEQGSAGILDREGVVLAREGSGGGYVGRQVPLPAGLAKGATVQQVLVSRLDGIERFASFTSTSRYPFIVAAGLSKQEALMPWWRYAVIAGCLLMLYWLGMFYLMRRMSLAEAARRKAHDELRHHADWLSKAQEASRAGVWAMEQGAQHVRASAHAADLFGFEPVAGMLPLAEFFLRMHPSDRPRVEHEFGQAWSSGQPFHSEYRITLPDGESRWISARGALVQDDEGAPRMTGTIVDITERMARQEALAGAEAQFRELFDLNPLPFWVFDIESLRFMAVNKAAVHRYGYSREEFLQMTILQIRPADDVQAVLEAVNQVEEPRDASRVWVHVRRDGTRMHVRVHSSSIRFSGRDARLVLAEDVSERVAYERELAWRAAHDETTGLLNLRTFAEQMDAQPEVPVGDVTYAVAYVQLRDLEFVSPTLGRQTRDAMIQGIAQRLAGVARRHGPLAYVPADAFVTATRRAEDWNDLVDELLAAFSETVESDSGNHRVEAWIGIAFQQFPGQSAEEVVGHASLAALQARAENSGTMHYSDSMAERASARLATINRLRRALPDGEFELFFQPIQRLGDDVVIAAEALLRWRTADGYVSPASFIPLSEEAGLIVPIGEWVIDKAAQAHQALAAAGFPGIAIAVNVSAVQFICGTIPRILRDVHQRYGLPRGAMHVELTESAMLRRPEMARAAMEELQQDGVGISIDDFGTGFSSMTYLRDLSVDCLKIDRSFVHQVHRDGRNASICQALIALGHGLGLGIVAEGVEDAEELAWLARHGVDSVQGFHIARPAPLETMIAWLSDARVVAR; encoded by the coding sequence ATGAAAGCCACCCTGTCGCGGGTCACCGCCGCCTCCACCGCCACCGTGCGCTGGATCGGTACCTGCCTGGGCCTGTTCATCAGCGTCGGCCTCATCCTGGCCACCATCCAGGACCGCAACGTGCGCATGGAGGCGGCACAACGCCAGAGCATGGCGGTGGCGATCGGCGTTGACCGCCTGCTGCATTACGAGATCCGCAACCTCGAACGCGCCCTGCGCGGTATGGCGATGGAGGCGGATGGCTACGTGGCCGACTTTCCCGGAAGCAGCCGCTGGGATCTGCCCGGCGCGATCCGCGGCGTCGTCTCGCGGCATGCCGAATTGCAGGACATCGATCTGTACGACGCCGATGGAAGCGTGGTGCATCGTGGCACGGGAACCAGCGGGCAAGACGAAGCGGTCTTCGCCCCTCCCGACACGGCCGGCACCGGCATGCTGAGGGTCGGTCGCCTGCAGCAACAGGGGAGGGCGCAGCCGGTCATCCCGCTGATGTGGCGCACGCCCGAAGGCAACTGGCTGGTGGCACGGCTACGCACGTCCGAGCTGCAAAGCATGCTGCGGGGGCTGGACATTGGTGAACAGGGAAGCGCCGGCATCCTCGACCGCGAGGGCGTGGTACTGGCGCGTGAGGGCAGCGGCGGTGGCTACGTGGGCAGGCAGGTGCCGTTGCCCGCCGGCCTGGCGAAGGGCGCGACGGTGCAGCAGGTGCTGGTGAGCCGGCTGGATGGCATTGAACGCTTCGCCAGCTTCACCTCGACCAGCCGCTACCCCTTCATCGTGGCCGCCGGCCTTTCCAAGCAGGAAGCATTGATGCCCTGGTGGCGTTACGCCGTCATCGCAGGGTGCCTGCTGATGCTGTACTGGCTGGGCATGTTCTACCTGATGCGGCGGATGTCGCTCGCCGAAGCCGCGCGCCGCAAGGCGCATGACGAACTGCGGCATCACGCCGACTGGCTCAGCAAGGCCCAGGAAGCGTCCCGCGCGGGCGTATGGGCGATGGAGCAGGGTGCCCAGCATGTCCGGGCCTCGGCGCATGCGGCCGACCTGTTCGGTTTCGAACCGGTGGCGGGCATGCTGCCGCTGGCGGAGTTCTTCCTGCGCATGCATCCGTCGGACAGGCCGCGGGTGGAGCACGAGTTCGGGCAGGCCTGGTCCAGCGGACAGCCTTTCCACTCGGAATACCGCATCACCCTGCCGGACGGCGAAAGCCGCTGGATCAGCGCGCGGGGGGCATTGGTGCAGGATGACGAGGGTGCGCCGCGGATGACCGGCACCATCGTCGACATTACCGAGCGCATGGCACGGCAGGAGGCGTTGGCCGGGGCAGAGGCCCAGTTCCGCGAGTTGTTCGACCTGAATCCCCTGCCGTTCTGGGTCTTCGACATCGAATCCCTGCGGTTCATGGCGGTCAACAAGGCGGCGGTCCATCGCTATGGTTACTCGCGCGAGGAATTCCTGCAGATGACCATCCTGCAGATACGCCCCGCCGATGACGTGCAAGCCGTACTGGAGGCCGTCAACCAGGTCGAGGAACCGCGTGATGCGTCGCGCGTCTGGGTGCACGTGCGTCGCGATGGAACGCGCATGCATGTGCGTGTGCACAGCAGCAGCATCCGCTTCAGCGGGCGCGATGCGCGGCTGGTGCTGGCGGAGGACGTGAGCGAACGCGTGGCGTACGAAAGGGAACTGGCATGGCGCGCGGCGCATGACGAGACGACCGGCCTGCTCAACCTTCGTACCTTTGCCGAACAGATGGACGCGCAACCCGAGGTGCCCGTTGGCGACGTGACCTATGCCGTCGCCTACGTGCAGCTGCGTGATCTCGAGTTCGTCTCGCCTACCCTGGGGCGGCAGACGCGGGACGCGATGATCCAGGGCATCGCACAGCGCCTGGCGGGCGTGGCGCGTCGGCATGGCCCGCTGGCATATGTGCCGGCGGATGCCTTCGTGACCGCAACGCGCCGCGCGGAAGACTGGAATGACCTGGTCGACGAACTGTTGGCCGCCTTCTCCGAGACGGTGGAATCGGACAGCGGCAATCACCGCGTGGAGGCGTGGATCGGCATCGCCTTCCAGCAGTTCCCGGGGCAGAGCGCCGAGGAGGTCGTCGGCCATGCATCGCTCGCCGCCCTGCAGGCACGCGCGGAGAACAGCGGGACGATGCATTACTCGGACAGCATGGCCGAGCGGGCCAGTGCGAGGCTGGCCACCATCAACCGCCTGCGCCGCGCACTGCCGGACGGGGAGTTCGAACTGTTCTTCCAGCCGATCCAGCGCCTGGGCGACGATGTGGTCATCGCGGCGGAAGCGCTGTTGCGGTGGCGTACCGCGGACGGCTACGTATCGCCGGCCAGCTTCATTCCGCTGAGCGAAGAGGCAGGCCTTATCGTTCCCATCGGGGAGTGGGTGATCGACAAGGCGGCGCAGGCGCACCAGGCGTTGGCGGCGGCAGGGTTTCCCGGCATTGCCATCGCGGTGAATGTCTCCGCCGTGCAGTTCATCTGCGGCACCATTCCCCGGATCCTGAGGGACGTCCACCAGCGGTACGGTCTGCCCAGGGGGGCCATGCACGTGGAGTTGACCGAGAGCGCGATGCTGCGCCGCCCGGAGATGGCGCGGGCGGCGATGGAGGAACTGCAGCAGGACGGGGTGGGCATATCGATCGACGACTTCGGCACCGGTTTCTCCAGCATGACCTACCTGCGCGACCTGTCCGTCGACTGCCTGAAGATCGACCGCAGCTTCGTGCACCAGGTGCACCGGGACGGGCGCAACGCGTCGATCTGCCAGGCACTGATCGCACTGGGTCACGGCCTGGGCCTTGGCATCGTGGCCGAAGGGGTCGAGGACGCAGAGGAACTCGCTTGGCTGGCGCGCCATGGCGTGGACAGCGTACAGGGCTTCCACATCGCACGACCGGCGCCGCTGGAAACGATGATCGCGTGGCTGTCCGATGCGCGCGTGGTCGCGCGCTAG
- a CDS encoding penicillin-binding protein activator LpoB codes for MALYAAGVMLSPVQARDAGGAQDLDPSQKGPVSGLGIEAHDIQTMSDRMVRDMLGNATLANRATPPRIIVDSAFFTNESTQRINKNLITDRLRVGLNRASKGRMVFLARQNAAMIEAERELKREGVTDTGTVGMTRAQFGADYRLTGNIASTEARDPKTGTMQRYTQIVFEMVDLESGAIEWSNSYEIARAATDDVIYR; via the coding sequence TTGGCGCTGTATGCCGCCGGTGTGATGCTGTCACCCGTGCAGGCACGCGACGCGGGCGGCGCGCAGGACCTGGATCCCAGCCAGAAGGGCCCGGTCAGCGGCCTGGGCATCGAGGCGCATGACATCCAGACCATGTCCGACCGCATGGTGCGCGACATGCTGGGCAACGCCACGCTGGCCAACCGCGCCACGCCGCCGCGCATCATCGTGGACAGTGCGTTCTTCACCAACGAGAGTACGCAGCGGATCAACAAGAACCTGATCACCGACCGCCTGCGCGTGGGTCTCAACCGCGCCAGCAAGGGCCGCATGGTGTTCCTGGCCCGGCAGAACGCGGCGATGATCGAAGCCGAGCGCGAACTCAAGCGCGAAGGCGTGACCGACACCGGCACGGTGGGCATGACGCGCGCGCAGTTCGGCGCCGATTACCGCCTGACCGGCAACATCGCCAGCACCGAAGCGCGCGACCCCAAGACGGGCACCATGCAGCGCTACACGCAGATCGTCTTCGAGATGGTCGACCTGGAATCGGGTGCCATCGAATGGTCCAACAGCTATGAAATCGCGCGGGCGGCCACCGACGACGTGATCTACCGCTGA